The following DNA comes from Malania oleifera isolate guangnan ecotype guangnan chromosome 12, ASM2987363v1, whole genome shotgun sequence.
TAACTTATAAATTTGACTAATTTTCAATAAATTTCCATGTTAGTTTTCATAAGGTTGTGAATAAGTTGCCctttataattttcaaataaaattgcAATTATTGGAATGGAGCCAAACCTTTCAGCTATTCCCCACAAGATACGAAATCCACAAAGTGTGCAGCTTCATTTGAGGTTCAAAACGTTTGAAAGCGTACGCACAGAGACTCCTCCGTCAACTAACAAAGTCAAGAGAGCATCGTCTTTCCCTCCTCTGGCTCTACCCCTATCTCCGATCGTCTCAGATGGATCACGGCCTTCCCATCCCCGGCATTCCTCTCGGTGCCGCCATCTCTTGCTAGGGTTTCTTTCTCTGCAACTCAATTGTTCATTCTGAGTTGCATCGAGAAGGCGCGCGATCCATGGCACTGTTCCATCGTGGCCTCGTCTTGGGGCTATTGTGCCTTTTCGGGTTAGGGTTAGGCTTGGACTTTGGGCGCGCTCTGAAGGTGCCTTTTAGGGCGAAGGACGTGCTCCCGGTTCTGCCGCGTCAGATATCGTGGCCTGTCCTTAACACTCTTCACAGCGCTGTTGATTTGCTGCCTTCTTACATTGGGTCGCTGACTCCGGACAATGGATCAATAGACTGGAAAGGGGCTTGCTTTTACGACAACCGAGCTTGGATCGAGTTTACCGAGGGCAATCGCAGCAGCGAACACGGCTTGGGCGGTGGCGTTATCTATCTCACGGTTTGCGCTTTGCCCCTACATCCGAATTGTTGAAATGCTCAAATCATGTTTGTCTTGTTCCGATGCTTGTATAATTTAGTTACGGTCCTTCTTCTAACAAGTTGCTAGAGTTAATGATGTAGGACAGCTGGGAtatgagagagaagagagataaagaagaaagagaatggGAAGAAGTGgggaagtagaagaagaagaaggaagaaggacgAAGGAAGAAGAATGAGAAGGATTTTGCAGTAATGGAGAAGGGATAAAGACACATGAGGGAAAATGCAGATTAATATCAAATTGCTAACTGAAAATTAACCACCCTTTATTTAAACATCCTTCAGTTAACTAAAAACACATGTAAAAATCAATCCCGAAAagtacaaaataaataaaaaaccaaTGAAGTTGTGAATTTAACATATGAATCCTGGAATTCTAAGTCTACGCATAAGGTAGGTCTGGGTCTGTCCTCCATCATACACCTTTGGCTAAGAGTGATTTCACTATGGAGATTTTGACAACAAGCTTTGGAGTCCTCTCACGAACATTGTCGTCAGTCAGTCTGAAGTGGTTCAGCCTCTCCACTAACCAAATATCGCCAAAAACCACTTTAAGGAGGAACAATATATCTATAACCCATGATAGCCTCGGGCATATCCATGTCTGAGAAGTAGGTGGTGCTTAAGGAATTGCAGAAAAGGTGGGAAGATCAAAGCGACCCAATGAGGTGTCAATCCTCCACATTAGAAACAGGACAAATGATCGTATGGTAAGGCAATCACACTAATATTTATTAGGTCCAGGTTTCCGAATGGCAAGGAGTGGGCCAATGGCACAAGCATGAAGTGTTTTCAAGAAatttatggtttagcatttaagtCTAGTGTGAATCAGGAGACTATAATCTGCATTAAATTATCTAACCCTATGATGTTCGTTAGTAGCAAGTTTATAATCCACATTAATTATGCAGGTTTAGCATGCATGTGGCAAATAAAAGACTCTTCTTAGAAACATGAGAATCTGGTGGTAAAAGAACAAGTTCAATGGGTGCATGGGTTTTCTAGTCAAATATAAACTCAAAAGGAATCTTACCCACTGACAGACTCATAAAGTTATTATAAGCAAAGTAAACAATATGTAGCACTAAGCTCCAATTGGCTTGTTTTTCTTCTACTACACATGTAAGTAAATGATCCAAACTATGACCATCAATTTGGGGATGGCAAGTAGAAGAAAACATCAAATTAGCATTGCACATTTTTAAATTATCTTCTAACTAACAATCTTGAAGTTCCTATAAGACACATGGAACTCAATGAGCCATCTTGTTTTGAACAAACCTCCCTGAAGAAGCAATTTAATTATATGTGATGTGTTAGAGGTCTTACTACACTGGATAAAATGTGCTATTTGGAGAACTGATCAATTGTAGCAAAGACAAAATGAGGAAGAGAGGTATAAAATCAGTtattgtggtctgccccttctCCGGACCCCGCATACGCAGGAGCTTTCACTGGGCTGCCCTTCTAAGTATAAAATCAGTACCGTGCCTAGATTAATTGGCTGATAGGCATGACGGTGGGAGGTTATCCTAATTAGATCCTTTTTTAAAGAAGGTTAATAGAATCCCTCCTCAACTAAGGCAATGTTTTTATCTCTACCCAAATAACAAGCAAATCCACTGGCATGCAACTCCCAAACTGGGAAATTCCTGAAAGAACTGTAAGGAATGGGTACTCTAGTGCCTGTGAATATGTAACCTTCATGGATGAGAAAGTCAAGATACTTTCTATGCTTACCCTCAGTTGCTGAAAAATGAGTCTAGAATCAGGGCAAGCATAACTCCCATCGTTCAAGTTCTCAAATCGTATGACCCTGGCACTCATGACATGAAGCAGGATTACAACTCTGCTAATGCCATTAGATACCTTATTCTCAATATCGGAACTATGTTTAAGAAAAAAAGATATACTCATTAGGGAACTCTACCCAACCAAGTAGCACTCGGGgagtaaaattttcatttaaaaagaCACCACGAACTTGTAATTAATTCTGGGAATTTGTGAATGAAACtttgggaaatattaaaatagacaCTTgtgaaatttgttttaaaaaaaaaaaaccaaaatttgcTCCTTGTTTTTCCTTGTTTTTAAGTTTTCTTTTAAGTTTCCTAAATTTCAGccagaattttcaaaatttcgcCCAAAAATTTTTCAGAAAGGAAATTGAAGcacatttttattttgaacttCCCCAAAATCCAAAGTTTCAACAGAAATATTGGTAGAATTACCAAAATTTGATACCATAGTAGCACTCAAATATTTCTATGAACTTTAATATTGGCAAGTCAGTGATCAGAATGTACAACAAACTCCTACGATAGAAGATTGTGCATCAAATGATGAAGGGATCCTTATATCAACATAAAATCCTTATATCAACATAAAACTCTTTATCATGTGTTTTGGTCTTGTGTTTGTACTCGGGAGTTTCTCATTAAAAATGCTACTTGGGTCAACAATCCACAAATCTTTCTAAAAGCTTCCCCCCCACCCCCCTTCATATGGTAATTAGTGATGGGAGCCAAAATAGTGCCCAAACCCCAAATAAACTGCTTATAGAAAGTAGCCAAGTCGTCACAACTACAGATCTCAGAAATAATCCTATGATGGTtgttttccttctctttcttttgttgtttttatattttccttttggTTTGTTCCAAATTTTTATAGGGAGACGTCTTATTCTCCTTTATGCAAATTCTTAATCTATTAGTGAAACCTCTTCTTTTTCTATTAGAAAATCCTAGGCTCATGGGACTCTCCAATGGGTCTAGTCTTTTCAGGATCAACTACCATGCACAAAAAGAGCACATTAGCACTCTGAACTTCAAGAAAGTGCATTTCTTGAGGTTATAACTTGGCTTCTTTTCACAGTGACAAAAACCCTGAAAATAATGTACGTAAATGCTCCTTCATGATCCTACCATGGAATTGTATATTATCAAAATAGACCACCAAGGGCCTCATCAAAGTTCTAGGGATGTTGAAAGGACACAGGGCATGACCAACAACTCAAATAAACCATTCAGGGTCTTCACTCATCTCTTTTGTGTCTAATTTTTATTGGATGTTATCTGGTGATCAATCTTGCGCTACCAACTAGAGTATCAGGCATGTCCTCAAGCCTAGATATGGAAGCCTATACTTGATGATAATTTTATTAATGATTCTACTATCTATGCACATCCTCCAAGTTCTTATAAGGGCTGGTACAGCACAtgagataaatcacaagagatgcCTCATAGAGCTCTATTTCAAGAGCTCTTTTACTTGTCTATTCAATTTAGAATGCTCCTTCTAACTCAACTTATGGTGGGGAAGATTAGGTAATTGGAACTTGTAATCAAATTGACGGCATGCTGAATATCAGTGGCAGCTCACAAGAAAACTCATCTGGGACAACATTGAGAAATTAGTCAACAGATCTATTATAGCAGGAGATAACTTGCATGCAGAATCTCTGACCTACAATGGAGTTTCCCTGCTAACAGCTGCTGATTACTCACATTTTAAAGGTGTTCAATGCCCTTCCAAAATTACCTTGTAACTGCTCTTTTCTTTATCtaaaaagaaaaatggtataaatatttgaaataaaattgCAGCTATCCTTGTGAAACTTGAAAATAGGGAGTTGGAAGTTTGGAGCATGCATAAAGTTCTAGCCCACTTCTTGTAGTGGAAAATTTTATTCTTTAAGAGTTACGTACTCCTCATGTTATACCATTGGGGGATCATTTACTATTTTCCATGTATTATCCAAACTGAATTGATGttaattttcatttaaatgaATCAGATAAGAATTGTTATTTTCTGGTAATTTGATCCATTTATCTACGTAATCTGTCACAGGTTATCTGATCAGATCCCCTTTGCTGTGTCTAAATTCTCAATGCCATCAATTATCTCATTCTCATCTCTAGAGTACTCAACTGCACCATGAAGGAGATCTAGAGTGTGCAAAAGTCCTAGTTTGTTCTGACTTGCTTGAATGAATTCCTACAAAAGTAGCCTTCAAGTACTTCTCTTTGGCAAGGAACTTTTGGTAGACATCCTTAACAGTCTTAGGAAAATACAACTCACTGTCTCGTAATTGCCTCTTAAGACCATTAAAAACCTAGTCACTGAGTGGCATTTATCTTGTGCAAATCCACTACGAAGCATAAGCATCCGTATAACTACTCATAGCTGAGGTTGGTTTATGGTCAAGAGTTGTCCAATTAACTGATTCCTACAGGAGGGAGGATACTTCTCCTTCAATCCATTTATCATGATCTCCCATTGAGTGATGGGGGCCTCCCCTCAGTGTTGGTGGTTTTGTTGAACATTTTACCAATATTGGTAAGGTAAATTAAACTTTCTCCTCCCTTATATGACATACCAGTCTAAATAGTCCTCCATCTTCTTCATCCAATCTAAGAAGGTGCTAGGTAGGATCTAAGAAGTCTCCAAAACTTCAAACCCACCTCTAGCTGAGCGGAACTTGCTGTTGAGGAGTCCTTGCATCAGTAGCTGAACAAGAGAAGCCCCAAGAGCTAGAGAGTTGAGGCATGCAGAAGTAGCCTTTCTCAAAACTGCTGAACAGAAGGTTAAGAGTTGCATTTTCTGCTCTCTTTGGAGACTGAATGCTGTCTAAGAGGGGAAGGAAGCCTTTTGCGGAAGGAAGGCCAAGAGTGTGTTTTCTGCTCTTCCTGACTCCTTTCGTAGCTCTTAAATCTTTTTGattgatttgtttaccaaactTGCGCATATGGCTTAACCCATAAAGTGCATAAAATAGGTAGAAGCTAGCTTGATAAAGAAACATGTAAGCTGATTGACTTAGATTTTAGAACATCGCAGTGTAACTGTTTCACTTGAGACAGGTCATGTTGACATATCATTCAGGCATgcacccccctccccctctctGTGAGGTTATACTTTTATCTTCAGAGGGTTGGAAAAGCgcatacaaaaatataattttttttcccccCTATAAAATATGAATGAGATTTATTAACTATTACTAAGTAATTGGTTTAAATAATTTCATGTGTTAACTTATCGGATACTTTGTGTGCTCTTGTTTGATCTGATACCTTGTATTTGTTTGCTTGCTATGATATGGTTTCAAGCCTTATTCCCCCAGTTTTTTTTCCTTCCACAGACATCTGCAGCCCACAGCTGGACATGTATGGATCTGTATGTTTTTGCAACACCCTATAGAGTTACTTGGGATTACTATTTCTCTGCTCATGAACATAAATTAGATCTTGGATCTTGGGAAGAACCTGCAGAGTTGGAATATGTATGCTTCAGTTTGTTTTTGTTCATTTGGATTTTATGTTTGATTGCTTCAGAAGATAAAGTTGACATTTTCAGTGACCATTGAGCAGGTAAAAAGGCATGGAATCTCTGTATTTCTTATGCCGTCAGGAATTCTGAGGACGTTGCTTTCTTTAGTGGATGTATTGCCTCTCTTTTCGAATTCTGCCTGGGGTCAGAATGCTAATATTGATTTTCTGAGGGAGCACATGGGTGCATCATTTGAAAGACGTCCACAGCCTTGGCGTGCAACTATCAATCCTGAAGATGTTCATTCTGGCGATTTTTTGGCATTGTCGAAGATCCGTGGTCGTTGGGGCGGTTTTGAGACATTAGAAAAATGGGTAACTGGATCATTTGCTGGTCACACGGCAGTTTGCCTGAAAGATGAAATGGGCGATCTTTGGGTTGGTGAATCAGGACACGAGAATGAAAAGGTATGCAAGTGACAATTTCTTAGTTTAAAGATTAAAATTTAAATCAGAAGAAGTTAAAGTTTTGGTTTCAAGAATTGcatatttttatttccttttagtAGCAATGGTTCTTGTTATCTTCAGGAGGCTGTGTTATATTTGCATATTGTTGGATTTTTTATGTTACatttgtatatttttgtattttttttccctttccccTATTGATGTTTAGTTAAGAGCTTAGAAGAACCTACATGGTTCCATTacccataaaaatatttttttgagtttataTGATTTGGAAGGTACAAGTTCTCTACAATCTGTAAGTTGTTCTTTGGTCATAAACACACTTATCTCGTGGTTCTTCTCTTCCTCCTGACTTTCTGTTTTTGTCCTTCTTTTCTCTCTGTATAAATTTTTAAGAAGCACAGCTGGTATATAGTTGCATCATGCTCTTTTACCTTTTCATATTTATTACGAGTTTTGGAGATCTGGGTATGTTCTTGAAATTTTAATTTGTCGAGCCAGCAACTGTGCCCAGAATCCTAGTTAATCATAGTTCTTAATGTGGTTCAGTTTCACAGGGTCTCAGTGAGAAGAGAGATGGGGATAATGGAgaaaatttttctcttttttattttttgggtgtgTTGTTGTTGGGATGGGGTGGAAATTGTGTTGTTTGAACTACAGAAAATAGCGTTGATCACTTTTTTCACAAGTCTTCAAACTTCAATTGAAAAAAAGAATCGAAAAAGGAATTCGGTAATGTGGATAGGTTGCTAGGGATGGTGTAAACTCCCTATTTTGTTTATGAAAGTTTATTgtagtttaaaacattttatcaCAATATTTTTTTGCCACTTGTCCTATGGTGGCATTGACCAGCATTTTGCCCATTATATTTAATTTTGACTCTTTTTATTTTTactctgcaataaaaaaattcatattttaaactataaaatatgaaatattttaaaatgaaaaattttaaatattgaattGAGAGGCCCAAAGCTCATATTTTGACAACACAAATTGCAAATTACATTAAATTAGCTTTAGGCTTGACTTGAGTTACAATTAATGTCAATGTTAAACCAATTACAAATCCGAACATATTGAAGGCCTAGTTAAATTAGAAAATTGAGCCCAATCGAAATGCATTTGAGCTCAAATCAAATTCAAACCCAAATCCAATATACATATTTGACTCAAAACACAGTCCATGGTGCAAGTACAAAATGTATGTCCCAAAATAAAATCCACACAGCTAGACACAAGTACTTGAATTGAGTACTTGTGTTAGCTATCAATAAGTAGTGTTTGGTTTACACTTAAATAAGTACTATTTCAAAAAGTTCTTTTTCAAAATTGCTTTTTTTGAaaggaaaataagtattttttgaaGAAGTATTTTTTCTGAAAAAAGTACCTATTTGAAGAAGTGCTAATAGTAAGTAATCTCGAATTACTTTTAGATAAATAATTTTTTggataagtatttttttttttccacaaaaaAACTTTCCATAAGTAGTTCCAAAGAATCCCACAGTTCCAGACTCTAGCCATGCCCAGACCTAGACCTAACTGGGCTTTTTGCCACTCTGAACGATGTATGCTCTATTCAAACTTGAGTGGATAAGTAGTCTAAACTCTGAAGATGTCGAGCGACTGGTATTTGGAAAAGAAGCACAAGTATATCAGGAAGTATAGCGACATTGCACAACTTATTTATGTCCCAACACTTGCGGAGACATTTAGGCCATCAAATTTTTGCTGGATTAAGGAGAGTCAATTTCAAGTTTGCCTGCCATTGCTGTGCATGTGAGTGAAAAGTAACTTTGAAACCTAGAAGAGTCAAATTgctgatttatttatttatttttgggttcaATGTCCTTTTTTTGGTTGGATACAGAAGTACTGTAATGGATTTTTTTAATTGACAATTATGTTGAGGATGTTGTGTGGCATTTCTCTATTCTTTAGCAGTCTGAACATTGAACATCATACTTGTAAAAGAAACAAATATCATGTTGAAAGTATTGcagtattttcttcattttttttagcACTTTAATTGTCACTGCACTGCTGTTGCAGCACGCTTGCTTGAAAAATATGTGTAAGGTTTCTTGTCATGTATTGTTCATGTTGTAGGGTGAAGAAATTATTGTGGTTCTTCCTTGGGATGAATGGTGGGATTTGGCTCTTGAGGACAATTCTAATCCACATATAGCTTTGCTTCCTCTGCATCCTGAGCTGCGGGCAAAATTTAACAATACTGCAGCATGGGAGTATGCTCGGAGCATGTCAGGCAAGCCATATGGTTATCACAATATGATATTCAGTTGGATTGACACCATAGCCGACAACTATCCACCTCCTCTCGATGCTCACTTGGTATTCATTTCAGCTGAACATTCTTTTTGTTAGGTTATAAATTATAAAATCTGAATTATGTTTCTTTTCCATCAAGCACTGAGCTTGGCATGAAAATTTTGGTGCATTACTTGTTAAAGAGTTCTGGGTTTACTTCCTTTGCCAAACGCCTACGGCTAATACTTTAGCTGACACAGGATCATTAGACATGGTTTTCCTTTTGGGCATTGCTGTGGCATGATAGCTCTTTCATAACATGTGAGAGGTTTGCACAGTCCaatgtgcatgcatgtgtgcacACAGGCAACACATGCTTGCAATGTGCATGTGAAAGTGTATAAAATCGTGACGTATGCCAAGCACAACTATTGCAGACAATTTGTGGGTCAACTTGCGTGCACTGCATCATATTTTCAATTATAAATTATGAGTATAGGATGGATCGTGCGGATTTTCGCAAGATTCTTGTGTAATGTTTGCAGGTCATTTCTGTCATGTCTATGTGGACTAGAGTGCAGCCAGCATATGCTGCGAATATGTGGAATGAAGCTCTAAATAAGCGCCTTGGTACTGAGGTATTGGACCTTATTCCATTGTTCACTTTTTTCCCTTTTAACCAAATTCAATGAAGAGTTCATCATTTTACTTTTAGTTGGGATTAATATAAACTAGAGCTGTAACATGGAACTGTTTATTCTGCTTTCCTTTTTCTGATTGAATTCATCTAACATTCAATTTTAGTCAGTGTCGATGTGACATTTTAGCTGAGTCAATGTTGTAGCATCCAAATTTACATCTTGTGGGAAATCATTGTGTTGGTTTTAGCCCTGGATTTGTAGATTATATTTTTCTGTTTGTATTTTAGAAGGTTGCTACTGAGGTTCTTGAAAAGATAATCAAAATAAATCTGTATCATTGAGCTTTCTTTATGATCATGCAAGAAGATCTCATCATTCTTGGTGGGTGCAAAACCCTCTTTCAGTCTCTCCGCCTTCCATCAGTTCGTACCACTGAGAATAATTTTTGGGGGCAGAATAATTGGTAATTGTTTTT
Coding sequences within:
- the LOC131144140 gene encoding uncharacterized protein LOC131144140, which codes for MALFHRGLVLGLLCLFGLGLGLDFGRALKVPFRAKDVLPVLPRQISWPVLNTLHSAVDLLPSYIGSLTPDNGSIDWKGACFYDNRAWIEFTEGNRSSEHGLGGGVIYLTTSAAHSWTCMDLYVFATPYRVTWDYYFSAHEHKLDLGSWEEPAELEYVKRHGISVFLMPSGILRTLLSLVDVLPLFSNSAWGQNANIDFLREHMGASFERRPQPWRATINPEDVHSGDFLALSKIRGRWGGFETLEKWVTGSFAGHTAVCLKDEMGDLWVGESGHENEKGEEIIVVLPWDEWWDLALEDNSNPHIALLPLHPELRAKFNNTAAWEYARSMSGKPYGYHNMIFSWIDTIADNYPPPLDAHLVISVMSMWTRVQPAYAANMWNEALNKRLGTEGLDLVGILAETERRGISFDHLLAIPEQDEWVYSDGKSTTCVAFILEMYKEAGIFGPVSSSIQVTEFTIRDAYMLRIFENNKTRLPSWCNNEDDQIPFCQILGEYQMEFPQYNTIEPYAKMNENCPSLPPVYNRPVHC